The sequence below is a genomic window from Inquilinus sp. KBS0705.
CTGATATAAAAAGCCCGGGTTGGTACCTGGTTCAGGATCTGTCCATACACCCCATTCGTCAACCACTAAGGCAACTTTTTTCTCAGGGTCGTATTTATCCATAATGGCCGAGTGCTTATCTACCAGTTCTTCCATTTTTAGGCATTTTACCATAGTTTCAAAGTATTCCTTTTCGGTAAAACTTGTAGCTGATCCTTTTTTACCCCAGTTACCCGTAGGCACGGTGTAGTAGTGTAACGATATACCCCACATATCCCAGTTTGGTATATTTTTCATGCACACTTCTGTCCAGTTATAATCGTCAGAATTGGGCCCGCTGGCTATCTTTTTTAATGGAGCGCCGGGGTAATTTTTAGCAAACGAAGCATATCTTTTGAACTGATCGGCATAAAACTCCGGCGTCATGTTACCGCCACAACCCCAGCTTTCGTTACCTACACCCCAAAATGTAACCTTATATGGCTCGGGGTGGCCGTTTTGCTTACGAATTTGCACCACACTGCTGCTACTGTTAGAGTTAAGATACTCTACCCATTTCGACATTTCTTCTACTGTACCGCTACCTACGTTACCGGCAATGTAGGGCTCACAGCCCAACAATTTACAAAGCGCCAAAAACTCGTGTGTACCAAAGCTATTGTCTTCGGTAATGCCTCCCCAGTTAGTATTAACCATACGCGGCCTTTGCGCACGGGGGCCAATACCATCGCGCCAATGGTACTCATCAGCAAAGCAGCCACCGGGCCAGCGCAGGTTAGGTATTTTTATTTTTCGTAATGCGGCAACTACATCAAGCCTTATGCGGTCTTGTTTTTGTACCGGCATGTTTTTGTCTACCCAAAACCCGTCGTAAATGCCACGGCCAAGGTGCTCGGCAAATTGCCCGTAGATATGTTTACTAATAACCTGGTTAGAGCTGCTTACGGTAATGCTGGCAGCACTTTGTGCTAATGCGCCCAAATTAAGGCCCATCAGCATTAAAAATAAAAGTCGTTTCATAATTGGTTAGGAATAAATGTATAATTAACGGTTATAAATTTAAACAGATTTTTTAATTCTGCAACCCTTTACAATAAATTATCATTTATACGCTAAACACATTGCGGCTTTTATATAAACAGCAATACTTGGTTATCTTAACATTGCAACTAATGTGCGGCTATTTGGCCGGGTTTTGCTTCAGCCTTGTCTTTTATTTTTCGCCTGCCTATAAGCAAAACTATAAGCGCGAGCGTTGCGGAGGCAACCATAATGGCGGCCATAGGCACCGCCGTTTTACCGGGGAACAAGCTAACCCCTACCGATACCAGCGAACCAACAGACATTTGAAATGCGCCTAATAATGCAGATGCTGTGCCGGCATTTTTTTCGAAAGGAGCAAGGGCCAGTGCAGATGTGTTTGGGCTGGCAATGCCAACACAACAAAGCACACCAAATATCATTACAAGGCTGCCGGGCAGCCCTAATAAATTTTGCATAGCGCCTGCTAAAAACAATACTGAAATAATTACCATGGCCGGTATTACAACCATTATTATTTGCTCGCTTTTATATCTTTTAATTAGTATGCTATTTACCTGGCTGGAGCCGATAAACCCTACCGACAGGCCGGCAAATATCCACCCGTAGGTTTTGGCGCTTACCTTAAATACTTCCATAAAAACCAATGGCGATGCTGATACATAAGCAAACAAGCACGAAAAGCCAATGCCACCACATGCGGCATAGGTATAAAACTGCGGATTTTTTAGTACGGTGCCAAAGCTATTAAGCATAGGCCGTGGTTTTAATGAGTAAGATGCATCGGGCTGGTAATTATCTTTAAGGCCAAAAATAACAGCAAGCGCTATAAGCACAGCCATTACGGCCAGTATAATAAAAATTAACTGCCAGCCAAATACGGCGGTTACATAGCCGCCTACTGTTGGCGCTACCATGGGCGACGCGCCCAGCACCAATATTAGCAGCGCAAAAACCTTTGCGTTATCCTTTAGGGGGAAAATATCGCGTACCATGGTCATTGATGCTACGCCTGCTGCACAGCTGCCAATGGCTTGTATAAACCTTAGCCCTATCAGCATTTGTATGGTAGAGGCAAAATAACAACCTATTGATGCCACCACGTAAAGCGAAAGGCCAAAGTACAGCGGCTTTTTGCGCCCATACTTATCAAGCAAAGGCCCGTATAATAATTGCCCAACAGATATACCTATGAAAAATGTAGATAACGAAAGGGCAACCTTCTCGGTAGTAGTATGCAGCGATTTTGCAATTGCCGGGAAACCGGGCAGATACATATCTATAGAAAATGGAGCCAGTGCCGTTAGCGCACCCAATATTAATATCAAGAAAAAATAACGCTGCTTTGTCATATTTACAGTTGCAAAATAAGCAGTTTAATTGGCTAAAAAATATACCGGTGTAAAAATGGTAATATAAATACATAGCTATACCTGCCTGTATTATTTTCGCCACCCGGATGCTCAATTCGTATATTGTTATTACATTAGTTGCTGCACTGCTAATGGCATTGCAATTAACCTCTCAACCTAAAAAAATGCTGGTTATAGTATTTTGTATAGTATTGCTTATACTGCTGGTTAGCTGGGCCAAACTTAACCCGTTCCTGGCTTTTTTACTGGTATCTATTGCCGCGGGTTTGTTATTAGGTATCCCCATTAATAAAGTTACTGCATCGGTGCAAAAGGGCATGGGTGATATTTTGGGGCAACTGCTCATTATAATTTGCCTGGGTGCCATGCTTGGTAAATTGGTGGCCGTTAGCGGGGCCGCCCAAAAAATTGCCGAAGTGCTGGTAAACGCCGTTGGCGAAAAGTACATTCAGTGGGCATTGGTTGCCGCGGGCTTTATTATAGGCATACCGCTGTTTTACGGTATTGGCTTTGTGCTAATGGTGCCGCTCATATTTTCGGTGGTTTACAAATACAAGTTGCCTGCGGTATACATTGGCTTGCCTATGCTGGCTTCGCTATCGGTAACACATGGCTTTTTACCACCCCACCCCTCGCCGTCGGCCTTAGTGGTGCTGTTTCATGCTAATATGGCTACCACTTTTATTTATGGCTTGGCCATAGCTATACCTGCCATTATTTTGGCCGGACCAGTATTTGCCCGCCTGCTTAAAAAAATACCATCCGAGCCATTGGCTACCTTCCGTGCCGAAGAAATGCCTGCCGATAAGCTGCCCGGTGGTTTCAATAGCTTTTTTACAGCCCTGTTGCCGGTATTGCTATTGATGCTCACCGCCTTTTTCCCTTATATAGGCATCAAAAACCAAAGCACGCTAAAACTGGTAGCCTTCCTGGGCGATCCATCTATTGTAATGTTGATTGCTTTAATTGTAGCCACCTTTACCCTTGGCGTAAAACAAGGCCGCAGCATGAGCCAGTTGGCTGTTAACTACACCGATGCCATCAAAGATATCGCGTTGATATTGCTTATTATAGCCGGGTCGGGCGCGTTTAAAGAAGTACTTACCGCAAGCGGGGTAAATAACCAAATTGCCGATAGCCTTAAACAATTTAACTTGCCGCCTTTAGTTTTGGGCTGGCTTATCGCGGCTATCATCCGTATCAGCTTGGGTTCGGCAACGGTAGCCGGATTAACCGCCGCGGGTATTGTATCATCATTAGTGGTATCGGCACATGTTAACCCTAATTTAATGGTATTATCTATAGGCGCGGGCAGCCTTGCGTTTTCGCATGTGAACGACTCGGGCTTTTGGCTGTATAAAGAATATTTTAATTTAAGTATAAAAGATACCATCCGCTCATGGTCTATGATGGAAACCATCGTATCTGTAATTGGCCTGGTTGGCGTATTAATTTTAAACGCGTTTGTTTAGATTTTAAATCATGAAAAAAACGATATTTTTTGCTGCTCTTATAGCGGCTATGCTATGTGGCGTTAACCTTTATGCACAAGATGCTGAAGGCGCTTATTTTACATCGTTTGATGGTACAAAAATTTATTACGAGGTAAAGGGCAATGGCTACCCGGTAGTAATGCTACATGGCTTTACCGGCACCAGCCAGGGCTGGAAACGCGGAAAACTATATGCCCAGCTATTGAGCGAAGGCTACAAGGTAATTATACTTGACCAGCGCGGCAATGGCAAAAGCGATAAACCCCATACCGATGCCGGCTATAACAACGATGCTGAAGCAAAAGATGTAATGGCACTAACAAATAGCCTCGGCATAAAAAATTACGATGCGGTGGGTTACTCAAGGGGCTCTATTATCACCTCTCGGCTTATGGTGCTTGATAAGCGCGTGCACAAGGCTGTAATGGGTGGCATGGGTGCCGATTATACCAACCCCGAATGGCCGCGCCGTATACACGCTTACAAGGCCCTTATGGGCGACACCACCATACACGACGTTGACGATATGATGGTATGGATACGTAAAAACAACTTTGATAACCTGGCCTTGGCCTACCAGCAAAAATACCAGCCATCAACCAGTCCGCAGGAGTTGGCTAAAGTGAAAATTCCGGTATTATTGATAGACGGCACTGAGGATTTTACCAATGGGGATGTAACCGTATTGCAAAAAATGATACCCACAGCTACCTATAAAACCATCCCCGGCGATCATAACAGTGCAGGGAATAGTATACAATTTGCAGCAGAAGTTAG
It includes:
- a CDS encoding alpha/beta hydrolase, giving the protein MKKTIFFAALIAAMLCGVNLYAQDAEGAYFTSFDGTKIYYEVKGNGYPVVMLHGFTGTSQGWKRGKLYAQLLSEGYKVIILDQRGNGKSDKPHTDAGYNNDAEAKDVMALTNSLGIKNYDAVGYSRGSIITSRLMVLDKRVHKAVMGGMGADYTNPEWPRRIHAYKALMGDTTIHDVDDMMVWIRKNNFDNLALAYQQKYQPSTSPQELAKVKIPVLLIDGTEDFTNGDVTVLQKMIPTATYKTIPGDHNSAGNSIQFAAEVSSFLRQ
- a CDS encoding multidrug effflux MFS transporter codes for the protein MTKQRYFFLILILGALTALAPFSIDMYLPGFPAIAKSLHTTTEKVALSLSTFFIGISVGQLLYGPLLDKYGRKKPLYFGLSLYVVASIGCYFASTIQMLIGLRFIQAIGSCAAGVASMTMVRDIFPLKDNAKVFALLILVLGASPMVAPTVGGYVTAVFGWQLIFIILAVMAVLIALAVIFGLKDNYQPDASYSLKPRPMLNSFGTVLKNPQFYTYAACGGIGFSCLFAYVSASPLVFMEVFKVSAKTYGWIFAGLSVGFIGSSQVNSILIKRYKSEQIIMVVIPAMVIISVLFLAGAMQNLLGLPGSLVMIFGVLCCVGIASPNTSALALAPFEKNAGTASALLGAFQMSVGSLVSVGVSLFPGKTAVPMAAIMVASATLALIVLLIGRRKIKDKAEAKPGQIAAH
- a CDS encoding gluconate transporter; the protein is MLVIVFCIVLLILLVSWAKLNPFLAFLLVSIAAGLLLGIPINKVTASVQKGMGDILGQLLIIICLGAMLGKLVAVSGAAQKIAEVLVNAVGEKYIQWALVAAGFIIGIPLFYGIGFVLMVPLIFSVVYKYKLPAVYIGLPMLASLSVTHGFLPPHPSPSALVVLFHANMATTFIYGLAIAIPAIILAGPVFARLLKKIPSEPLATFRAEEMPADKLPGGFNSFFTALLPVLLLMLTAFFPYIGIKNQSTLKLVAFLGDPSIVMLIALIVATFTLGVKQGRSMSQLAVNYTDAIKDIALILLIIAGSGAFKEVLTASGVNNQIADSLKQFNLPPLVLGWLIAAIIRISLGSATVAGLTAAGIVSSLVVSAHVNPNLMVLSIGAGSLAFSHVNDSGFWLYKEYFNLSIKDTIRSWSMMETIVSVIGLVGVLILNAFV
- a CDS encoding alpha-N-arabinofuranosidase; its protein translation is MKRLLFLMLMGLNLGALAQSAASITVSSSNQVISKHIYGQFAEHLGRGIYDGFWVDKNMPVQKQDRIRLDVVAALRKIKIPNLRWPGGCFADEYHWRDGIGPRAQRPRMVNTNWGGITEDNSFGTHEFLALCKLLGCEPYIAGNVGSGTVEEMSKWVEYLNSNSSSSVVQIRKQNGHPEPYKVTFWGVGNESWGCGGNMTPEFYADQFKRYASFAKNYPGAPLKKIASGPNSDDYNWTEVCMKNIPNWDMWGISLHYYTVPTGNWGKKGSATSFTEKEYFETMVKCLKMEELVDKHSAIMDKYDPEKKVALVVDEWGVWTDPEPGTNPGFLYQQNSMRDALIAATNLNIFNNHCDRVKMAALAQTINVLQALILTDKSKMLLTPTYHVFDMYKVHQDAKYLNIKLNSPDYEVDGKSIPAVNASASQDAAGKVHISLVNLDLNKSVTISTALKDIKWTNVKGEILTSAQITDINTFDQPNKLQLHSFNGAKKDGDKLTVVVPAKSVVTLELN